Genomic DNA from Desulfosoma caldarium:
AACATCCCCGTCGCTCAAAAAGGTCGAGCCCACATCATCCACAGGAATACCGTTCAAAAAAATGGTGCCGACGTGTTTTTCGACGGTTTCCAGGTCCAGGTCCCACTGGTGTGTCAGGAGATCGGCCACGGTGGTCTTTGGTTCAACGAGGACCCACAGACCCGACTGGAACCAGGGGAAGAGGGCTCCCAGAGCGTCTCCGCCTTGCAGGACCAGCTCGCCCACGTTCTTGTCTGCCATTTTCTGCGCGAAAGTCATGACATTCCTTTCTCCATCATGTTATGGACAAACCAACGGGCGAGGCCGATGCCCTTCACTCACTTCCTTCACGAGGAGCGTTCCATGACTCAGATTTTCGGCTACCAGACACCCCACACCATCCTTTTGGCCACAGACAGCTTGGCCCTGTGTCCCGATACCCAGGGCGGTTGGGAACGTAAGACGGTGCGTAAGATCGTTTCCCTGTCCCCATCCGTTCTCATGCTCTCGGGAGGTTCCGGACTGGGCTTGGCCTTGAGCCACCGCTTTGCCAGGGTCGTGCGTTCCCAGGGGCTCTGGGACGTGGAAAGCATCTTTCCCAAGGCGTTGCCTTTTGCCAGAGCCCAGGTGGCGTCCCTGCGGCACGAGCTGGGAGCCTTTTCAAGACCGGACGGTGCCGACGTGGACCGTTACTACATTCTGCTCGCCGGCATCTCCCTTCGATCCGATCCACCGTCCGCTCATTGGATGCTCCTAGGTGCCGAATCCCATGAAGCACCCATTGAACGCATTCCCCTCGGGTCCGCATTGGCCATTCCTCGTCACATGGGGTTTGAAGTGCAGGCGAGCCGTCTTTCGGGCTCGGCGCAAGATCTTGACACGGTGAAAAGGCTCATGGAAGATCTGCTTCGGCGACGCGCCGAACAGTCCCAGGACGCCGCACCGCCCTTCTTCCTTCTTCACCTGGATGCCAACGGCATTCAAGAACGGCAGCTGCCCTAGACCTGTTCATCTTCGATGCGTTCTGCGCCGGTGCGAAAGATTTCCATGCCACGGCCTCCCAGTTTCTTTCGCAGCTCCAGAAGAGACGCTCTCAGATGGGCGCTCTCCTCGTCGAGAGCGACCACCACCACGGCGCAGTTGTATCCGGGCCACACGGCATTGTCCATCTTGGGCACGGCGTGGGGGCCTTTGCCCAAGACCCGGTCCCATTTGGTAAACCCGGTGACGCAACATCCCTCCAGGGTTTCCATGACGTCTTCGTCGTAGGCCGCATCGTAAAAGACCCAGTACATGTCCATGGATCACCTCGAGGCCCTTTCGGTTTGCCATGCCTTGGCGGCCTGGCGCCGCTTTTCCAACAGATAATAAAACGTGGGCACCACAAGGAGCGTCACCGAGCTGGAAAGGGTGAGGCCTCCCAACATGGTGATCCCCAAGGGGTTCCAGGTTTCTGCGCCCACGCTGCGGGAAACGGCCAAGGGCAGCATGCCAAAAAAAGTGGTCAGCGTGGTCATGAGCACCGGGCGAAGGCGGTTTCGGCCCGCTTGGGCGACGGCATCAAAGAGTTTCAAACCCCTTTTTTCCAAAAGGTGCGTGTAATCCAGCAAGACAATGGCGTTGTTGACCACAATACCCAGCAACATCACGACGCCCATGAAGGACACCACACCCAGGGTGGTTCCGGTAAAGTAAAAGGCATACAAGACGCCGCTCACCGCAAAGGGCACGGAAAACATAATGATCAGAGGGTCTCTAAGGTTGCCGAAAAGGGAGGCCATCACCATGTAAACCAACACGATGCCCAGGACAAAGAGGGTGGTCAGTTCACGAAAGGCCTTTTGCTGCTCTTCCACGTCTCCTCCAAAAGCGAGGCTCACCCCTTCCGGAATGTCCATGGCCGCGAGTCGCTTTCGAATCTCCGCGCTGGCCGATCCCAAGGATCGTCCCAAAAGGTCTGCTTCCACCTTAACAATCTTTTGGCGATTCTTGCGTTCGATTTCAATAGGCCCAGAACCTTCGCGCAGGGTCACGAAATTCTTGAGTTGCACTGTTCGGCCGTCTGGCAACAGTACGGGCGAGCGCAAAACGTTTTCTAGCCGATTTTTGTCCGCTTCTCCAAGCCGCGTGAAGATATCAAAGCTGTCCCCGGCATCCCGGTACAAACTCGCTTCCTTGCCGTAGAAGTAGTTTCTCAGCACCGCGGCCACCTGGGCCACGCGAAGGCCCAAGGCCGCCGCCTTTTCTCGATCGATGATCATCCACAATTCCGGGCGCGGCGGCTTTTGGCTGATTTCCACGTCCACAAGGCCGGGCATGGATAAGAACATTTTTTCTACGCGCTGCGCCATATCCATCAAAACATCCATGTCCGCCCCCTGAATTTCCAAGGATACGGGTTTGCCACGGCCCTTGAGGATCTGGGCGATGGGGTCTTGGGCCGTGACCATGATGCGGCTGATGCCAGGAATCTTCTGCACTTCCTCGCGCAAAAGGGCCGCAATCTCCTTGGCGCTGCGATCCCGCTGGTCCCGATCCACCAATTTAAACCCAATGGACCCCACGTTGGCACCTTCTTCAAAACCCAAGGCCACGCCGATACCTTCTTCGGACTGCCCGGCAAAGGCATAGGAATGGCGAAACTCCCCAGGCTTCACCACTCGGTCGATCTTTTCCAGAATGGCTTCCACCACCCGATTGGTCTCCTCAATGCGCGTGCCTTCCGGAAGCCTGAAGTCCACCAAAATGTCTCCGCTGTCCACTTCGGGCATAAACGATGTGGAAAGAAAGGGAATTAAAGAAAGGCTGCTTACAAAAAGGGCAAAGGCTAAAAACAAGGTGGTCTTGCCGTGGCGAAGACACCACTCCAGTGTGGCCTCATAGCTGTGTTCAACTTTCAAGAAAGCGGCTTCGCTCCAACGATAAAGCTTTTCCATCAGCCCCGTGTGGCGTTCCGGCAAAAAATACCGTCGATGTAGCCATTGGGAACACAACATGGGAGTCAGGGTGAGCGCTGTGAACAGGGAAACCCCAAGGGTGATCACGACGGTAACCCCCAACTGCTTGAATAGGATACCGGCCAAACCGGTCAAAAACATGAGCGGGACAAAGACCACCACTGTGGTCAGCGTGGACGCCGTGATGGCCAAGCCCATTTCGCTGGCCCCAAACATGGCCGCTGCCGTTCTTCGACTTCCCCGCTCCATGTACCGCACGATATTTTCCAGCACCACAATGCCGTTGTCCACCACCATGCCGGAGGCAATGGCCAGAGACATGAGGGAGATCAGGTTAATCGTAAAACCGAATAAAAACAAAAAGATAAAAGAAAGAATCAGGGAAAAGGGAATGGTCAAAGCGATGATGAGAGCGGAACGAAATTGACGAAGAAAGACCACGGTGACCAGTACCACCAGGGCGATGCCGTAGAAGAGTGTGATGCGAAGGTTCTTGATGGAGGTCAAAATATTTTCGGCCATTTCCATGACGATGTGAATACGCACATCGGCTGGCAACGTCTTTTGAATCTCTTCGATTTTGGCGCGCACTCGACGGGACACCTCCACGGTGTTTTCCCCCGTCTGCTTTTGTAAAATGAGCACAATGGCGGGCTGGCCATCCCCCCAGCCGTTAAGTTCCATAGGTTTGAAATCGTCTTGGACGCGGGCGATATCACGCAGGTACACGGGGCGGCCTTCATAAAAACCCACCACTGTGCCTTCCATTTCTCGAACGTCGGCAAAGCGAGCCGGCACGCGCACGAAGTATTCCTTTTGGCCCGCTTTGATGGCACCGGCCGGAATATTGACGTTTTCCGCCGCCAACACGCGATTGATTTGTTCCAGAGACAGTCGAAACCCTTCCACCTTTTCCAGATCAAAGTAGACATTGATGCGGCGCCGCATCCCGCCGTAGAGCTGAATGGCTCCCACCCCAGGAACCCTTTTGAGCTCATCGGAAATGCGCTTGTCCACCAGGTGATACAATCGAGGCCAGCTGGTTTCGCCCGTGACGGTGATAAAAAAGATGGGCGCCGTGGCGCTGCTGAACTTGTAGAGCATGGGCGGTTCCACATCGGGAGGAAGGTCTCTTTTGGCTCTTTCCAACCAATCTCGAATATCGTTGGTCGCCACGGAAAGGTCGGTCCCCCAGGTGAAACGGCACATCACTAAGGAAAGGTTGTCCAAGGACTTGGAGGTCAAAGTGTCCAGGTTGCTGACGGCGTTCACCTGGTCTTCGATGACTTTGGTCACCTCGGTTTCCACGTCCGAAGCGCTAGCTCCCGGCCACGTGGTCAGAATAGAAACCACCGGTGGGCTGATGTCCGGAAACATATCAATGCTGAGGCGCAGCAAGGCCATGATCCCCAGCAACAGGCCCGCGGAAAGGATCATCAGAGTCGCCACAGGCTGACGCACGGCGAATTCGGGAAGTCGCATGATGCACTCTCTCGATAGCTTCTAGATTTTTTCACACGTCGGCGAAGCCGGCTTTAGGATGCCTCCGTATCAACCACCTCCACCCTCGACCCGTCCACGACCCGGTTCTGGCCGCGCACAATCGCCTGGTCTTTCAAGTCAAGTCCTTCCACGACTTCCACAAAGGTTTCCTGTTCTATGCCCAATCGCACGTTGCGTAACCGCGCCTTCCCCTCTTCCACCACAAACACGTAAGGTTGCCCCGTGCCGGGAAGGCGCACCACGGCGTCTCGGTCCACAACGAGGGCCTCGCGTGTCCTGAGGGGGACTGTCACGTGGGCGAACATTCCGGAGCGCAGGGCCATATCAGGGTTGGGGAGGTGCAGTTCAGCCAAAGCTGTGCGTGTTCGGGGGTCCAGCACGGGCGAGAGCACCTCCACCGTGCCTTCAAAAGTCCGGCCGGGATGGGCATCCAAACGACACAGGCCTTTCATCCCCGTCCGCATATATCCGAAATCCTTTTCGGGCACGTGAAAGACAACTTTTAAGACCGTTTCGTCTGTAATGCGCACGATTGGTTTTCGGGTGTCCGTGAGGTTTCCCGGATCCAAATAGCGTTCTGCCACGATTCCACTAATGGGGGAACGGAGAAAGAAATCGGCATGGATTTCCTCAAGAGCCTTCAAGGCCGCCTGGGCCTCCTCCACGCGGGCTCGTGCCGCTTGAGCCTCAGCTTGAATATGATCGAGCCGTTGTTTAGCGACAGCTTTTTCACGATACAGGCTTTCAAGGCGTTTTTTATCTTTTTCCAGCAACGCCATCTGAATTCGCGCCGCTTGAAGACCGGCTTTGGCCTGTCGAAGCCGTGCGACCACTTCCGCGTCGTCCAACTGCACCACCAAAGCACCTTGCGAAACGGGCTGACCCCGTTCAAAAAACACCTGCTGGATTCTCTTGCCCGGCACGGCGGGATACAAGTACACATCCCGCATAGGGACAAGATCTCCGGTGGTTTTGAGGGATTCTTCCACGGCGGCTAGCTTTACGGAACGAACCGCCACGGGCACCACGAGGTCAAGATCCCGAGTTTCCGGAGGGCGCGAGCGCCACCGCACCACATTGAAGGCGCTCAGCATCAGGAAAGCCACCGCGATTCCAAGAACCACGAGCTGCGTGTTTCGCCTCATGGGCCCATGTGCCGATCTATCGTCCATGCAAATCCCCTTTGTTCAAGTCTCGACGGCCCACGGCGCGCGCCAGTTCCGCCACAGCGATGTGGCGACCGTAGTGCGCTGCGTAGAAATTACTTTCCGCCTGCGTGAGGTAAGTTCGTGCATCGAGGACTTCCGTGACAGTGGTGACTTGCTGCTGGTATTGAAGCCGGGTGATTCTGAGGTTTTCCTTGGCCTGTTCCAAGGCCTTTTTCGCCGTCAGGATATTTTCCTCCGCGACCTGCACATCCGCCAGCGCGGCTTTGACCTCCAATAAAACGCTGCTTTCAATCTCGGCCAACCTTTCCTCAAGGGCCTTGAACCTGTGGCGTTGGCGACGTACTTGGGATTGGGTTCGACCCCATTCGAAGATGGACCAATCCATGCGCACGCCCACGGCCGCGGTATCCGGATTCCGATAGTCGTTCTCTTCCCCCAAAGGATCCTTGCCCGTGCGCTCGTACAGGCCTACGGCAAACACCTTGGGATAGAAGTCGCTGGCCGCCAACCGCACCGCCTCTTTCGCCTTGCCGACCTCAAGCCTCAAGATCGCCAGTTCCGGCCGCGCACGTAAAGCTTCTGCCATGAGATCGTCCAAGGACAGTGCCTGGGGCACAAAGGGCTCGGCCTCTTCCAGCCGCACGGGACGGGCTAAATCACGACCCAAAAGGCGATTGAGATCCGCTGAAGCTAATTCGAGATCCTTTTGCCGACGCACATGCACCTGCTGCGCTTGCGCCAAGGCCACTTGGGATTTCAGCACATCGTTATAGGGAATGAGGCCCTGCTCGTAGAAGCGTTGCGCATCCAAAAGGTGCGCCCTTAACTGCTCCTGTGCCTCTCTGGCCACATCCAGCTGACGTTGCGCCAGAAGCACTCGATAATACGCCGTTTTTACGTATTTGATGACGTCAAGAATCGCTGCCTCCCTGCGCACCTGGGACACCGCCACGTCCAAGGCCGCAATCTTTTTCTTGGTGGAAAGAGCAAAGCCGGTAAAAAGGGGCTGGGTCAGGGTCACGTTCCAGGTATAGGTGCTTCGATGGCCCATCTCCACTTGCTGCACCCCAAGGTTTGTGCGGAAAACGGCGTACGGATGGTCTTCCAGACGAATATACTGGTAGTGAGCTGTAAGGGACGGTTTCAAAGCGGCCTGGGCACTCTTTTCTTCATTCATGGCCGCCTTTTCCAACTCCTCAGCTTCTCGAATCAAATGATGGTTGGCCAACGCTTCGTCCACAGCCGCCTGCACCGACAAAACTTCATCCGGGGCCGTATCGGCGGCGAAAGCCAGCGCTGCAAAACTTCCAAGCCACAAGAGGCAAAACCCCCACCAAAGGCCCCACTGGGTGACTTTTCCCCATCCTTTCGGACTCGCTTCATCTCTCGCCGATAAAGCCACAAGGACTCCATCACCGCTCAGACTCATCATCATTTCTTTCCCCTGTCACCCTGTCCACATGCCCTTCACACCAAGGCGCCCTGGCTCCGTTTCCTCTGGACGCACTCCAAGGGCAGTCATTGGGGCGCCCCTGTTTCGCGGATCGAAAGCCCCAGTACCAAGATCCCGTGCTTCATGAAACATTTTACATGCGGCGTCAACACCTGGTAAAAGCCAGAGGGCCAAGGCATGGAGGTGGCATTTTTTCTTTGACGAATTGAGCGGTCATTGTGTAAGGAAGTTTCATTCTTGCGTCGTGGCCTAAACCGATGTGCATAGGTGTGGGACGGCACGGCATGAAGCATAACTTTCCGGGGTTTCCTCGCAATTTTCAAGAAGCTCTTGACCTCTCATGTGAACTGAGTTATCAACCTTCGCCCTCGCAGAGGGCTCAAATTTTTTTGTGAGCATGGAGGAATTTTATGGATGTGGTGTGCTGGGCCATCGCCGCCGCGGGGTTCTTGCTTTTGGGTATGTTGTGCAAGCATTCCGCCGACAGGTAAGCGACTTCGGTTGGGCATTCAATTGCAAAACAATGGTTTTGGATACTCTTATGACGTGTCACAGGAGGTTTCCCATGACGCGACAGTCTTCACAACGATGCGCTGTTTCGACGCCCCAGCCCATTCCCAATCCGGTCAAGTGCAAGGAAGGCAAAGGACTGCGCAATTTTGACTGTCTGCATTACGACGATTGTTTGGACAAAGCCGCTAAGGGCATGTGGAGCGGCTTTACGTGTGAAAAATGCGCGTATTTTCAATGACATGAATATAGACAACACAAAAAAACCCGCCCTCGCTAGGGCGGGTTTTTTTGTGCCCCATATCTTGCGTTTGTCTTGGAATACCGAGGTTTCCGGGTTATGCTGCGCTTCGAGCGTATCGAGCCATCATCCATCGCACAACTGACGACACAGTGAGGAGCTGGCCATGAAGGTTCTGATTACCGGAGCTTCGGGTTTTGTGGGCACCCAGCTGTGTGTTCGACTTGTCCATCGTGGGCATCAGGTGACGGGCGTGGCCCATGGACCTCGACCGAGTGCCATGCCGTCCCAAGTGTCCTACATCGCGGCGGACACCACACAACCGGGTTCATGGCAGGAAGCCGTCGCCGATCAGGATGTCTTAATCAATCTCGCCGGAGCCTCCATTTTTCGGCGCTGGACGGCCAAAGCAAAAGAAATCATTTATCAATCCCGCATTCTGACCACCCAGAACCTGGTCCAGGCCATTCCCAGCGAGTCTTCCAAGACGCTTTTGAGTACCTCGGCCGTGGGGTATTACGGCCCAAGGGGGGATGCCAGTCTAACAGAAGAAGAGCCCCCCGGATCCGATTTTTTGGCTTCCGTGTGCGTGGACTGGGAAGGGGAGGCTCTCAAAGCCCGCGCCAAAGGCGTGCGCGTTGTGTGCTGTCGATTCGGCATTGTGCTCGGCAAGACGGGTGGAGCCTTGGGACAGATGATTCCGGCTTTCAAGCGGTTCGTGGGAGGTCCTCTGGGTGATGGACGCCAATGGTTTTCGTGGATTCACATGGAAGACCTTCTCGGCGCCATGTTTTTTGTCATGGAAAAAGAGGCCATTGAAGGACCCGTGAATTTCTGCGCTCCAAATCCCGTGCGCAACGAGACACTGGCCCAGGTGTTGGGAAGACTGCTCCATCGCCCCAGTTTTCTTCGCACGCCCGCCTTTGCCTTGAAATGGGCGCTTGGGGAATTCGGTTCCGTGCTTCTGGAAGGCCAAAGGGTGTTTCCCGGCGTGCTTCTGCGCCACGGGTATGTCTTTCGCTATCCCGCAATCGAGGACGCTCTTAAGGACATCCTTAAGGATTAAGACCGACCGCCTCATTTCTTGACGGGGCGCCGGGAAAAGAGCCTTCGAGAAGGCAGGCTGAAGGTAAAGCGGGATTCATGAAGCCGCCTAGTACCCGGCCACACTCCGACAAAAACCTCCTTCGGGCACCCAGCCGAGGAGGCTGCGTCCGGCGCAGTAGGAAACTCTTGTGGATTGATTCAAGATGTGACCCCAATGCTCTAGGGGTGAAGCACCCCCACTTCGGCTTCGACGGCCCGCACCAGGTCTTGGCTGCGGACGAGGGCCGCGGCGGCTTCAATGTCTGAGGCCAGAACGCGATCCTTATCCAAATGGGGAATGTCGCGCCGAATTCGCCGATAGGCCGCCAGAGTGCCTACGCCGGGCCGCATGTTCGTGAACAGATCCAGCGCCTGAGCGCCGCACAGAAGTTCTATGGCCAGCACGGTTTCCACATTGCGCATCACATCCCGGCATTTTCGTGCCGCAAAGGTTCCCATACTCACATGATCTTCCTTGTTGGCGGAAGTGGGGATGGAGTCTACCGAAGCGGGATGGGCCAGGGTTTTGTTTTCCGAAACCAGGGCGGCCGCCGTGTACTGCGCGATCATGAATCCTGAATGCAATCCTCCCTGAGAGACCAAAAACGCCGGCAGGCCGCTCAGGTGAGGATTCACCAATCGTTCGATGCGCCGCTCCGAGATGTTCCCCAATTCCGCCAGTGCCATGGCCAGAAAGTCCATGGCTAGGGCCACAGGCTGCCCGTGGAAATTGCCTCCCAGAAGAAATTCCCCGCTGTCGGCGAAAATCAGAGGATTGTTCGTTGCCGCGTTGATTTCCCGTTCAATGACCCGTCGGCAGTAGGCAATGGCGTCTTTGGTCGCGCCGTGAACCTGAGGTGAACATCGCAAAGTGTAGGCGTCCTGAACTCGAGAACAGTCCTTATGGGACGAGATGATGTCGCTCCCGTGAGTCAAGCGACGCATATTGTGCGCCGCCTTGGCCTGGCCGGGGTGAGGCCGCACGCGATGGATGCGTGGGTCGAATTCCATGCGGCTACCCATGAGCACCTCTAGACTCATGGACGCCGCAATGTCGGCCGTCTTGGAAAGGTTCTCGGCGTCATACACCGCCAAAGCTCCCAAGGCGGTCATGAGCTGCGTGCCGTTGACCAAAGCCAGTCCCTCTCCGGCCTCCAGTTCCAGGGGTTTCAGACCCATACGCCGCAGCGCCTCGGCTCCCGAAAGTCTTTTTCCACGATACAGCACTTCTCCCATGCCGATGAGCGGCAGGGCCATGTGGGCCATAGGGGCCAGGTCGCCACTGGCTCCCACCGAACCCTTTGCCGGTATGATGGGGAGAAGATCAGCGTTTAGAAAATCCCTCAGACGAAGGGCTGTTTCCAAGCGAATGCCGGAATGGCCGCACGCAAAATCTTTCAGGCGCAAGGCCATCAGAGCCCGCACTTCTTCGGGAGCTAGCTCCGGACCCACGCCCGCCGCATGGCTCATGAGAATGTTGCGCTGCAACGTCCGCACATCCTTCGCCGAAATCACCACATCGCTCAAAGCCCCAAAACCCGTGGTCACCCCGTAAATGACGCGGCCTTCGGCAACCCAGGAATCCACCAGCGCCCTGGCGTTGGCAAGGCGATGTCGCGCTGCCTCACTGAAATCTACCGGTACATGGCGCCGCGCCACGGCCACCAACTGTTCCAGGCTCAGACCCTCTTGATCCAAAAAGATCGTCATGGTGAACCTTTCTCATGTCTTTTGGTTCGCATCCCAGCATCCCCTTCCTCGAGCCTTCTCGTCCCTTCTGCGCTCCGTGCCATGCCATGGCTCGCGGACAGCCGTGCGTTTTTGAGAAGGCTCAGCACACCGCCATCCATGATGAGATGCACCAAATGATGGGCCACACAAAAAATCAAGGCTTCTCCGTATTGAGGAAACACCGCCGTTTGAATGAGCACGGAAAGGGGCAGGGTCTTTTGGCCTCCCATGAAGATCACGGCTTCGCGGCGGCCCACGGAGAGATCGAGGAGGCGCGTGATAAAAAAGCCTCCGACGAGAAGACCGCCGTGGAACACGACGGCCAGTGCCAACAGAAGAGGCATAAGGTTGAGGCCTTGAAGGATCGTGTGTCGAGACCCACACACACCTAGCCAGACAACGACGATGACGAGAAAGGTGTTGAGGGTTCCGGGTTGGGGGCATCGCACCCGCCGCATCAGGGCCAAACAGGGGTTTCTCAGACGCATCCCCACGGCCAGAGGCGTGAGGACCAAAAGGGCCAAGGTGGCCATAAGGGATGGCGTGTTCAAAACCGCGGTGGTCGATTTCACGGATTGTCCCAAAAGAAACTTAAGCAACAGCGGCGTAACTAAAATGGCCATGGCATTGGAAACGATGGTGATCAAAAGTGCCGTGGCCGTATTACCGCCCGCAGCACCCGTCATGACCACGCCGCTGCTCAAGGTAGTGGGCATGGCCGCCACGAGAAAAAGCCCAACGACAAGCCCCGGGCTCATGGGCCAGTACGCCAGAGTCAAAGCCCACAAAGGGGCGAGGACAAAAATGAGGAACAGGGCCCCTCCTATGGCCTTCAGGTCCACAAGGCCTTGAGACAGGCTTTCTTTTTCCAAGGTCATGCCAGAAAAGAAAAAAATGGCGGCGATAATGCCGTCCGGACCATGATGGGTTTTTAGCCAACGCCCCCATCGAACACTCATCTCGGCGCTGTCCGCCAAAGTCAGGGCTGTGACGACCATAAGACCTATCATAAAGCCGTGACTTCGCCAGAAAGACGCCAGCACCCTTCGTGGACCACGCCGACTCACGCCATTCGCCTCCTTTTTTTCGCGCTGCGGCTTTTCACACCACTTAGGCCGAGTCCTTTAAGAGCTCCATCTATAAGTCGAGTCATAATCCACAGTCCAGGCTTGAATTTCATGCTTTGTTTGAGTATGGAAGCTGGGTATTTCGCACAGGCGTGAGACGTGTCAGTAGCCCATCGCCAGGGGATGAGCCGGATTACCCTGACTCGCGACACCGCTCCCGTAACACCCGCTCTCGGCCCTGTTCCGTTTCGGCCCACCCCGCACCGCCCCCGATCTCGATGATCCGTTTTCCCCTTTTAGGTGGGGAAAAGTTTTTGGCGATCGAACCCTGATGTTGAGATGCTCGATCTGACAAGGAGTCCATTCATGCGCTATTTTGGAAAGAAAGACGAGTCCGGCGGGGATTTCCGTCCCGCCATGGGTTTTCACGGAGCGGTCGCTTCCGAACATTATTTGTCCGCTCAGGCAGCCATGGACGTGCTCAAAGCCGGCGGCAATGCCTTTGATGCCGCCGCGGCAGCCGTTTTCGTGGAAGGGTTGGTCAATCCGCACATGTTCACTCTCGGTGGCGAATGCCCCATGGTGCTCTATTCCGCTCGGGACCGGTCGGTCACGGTGGTCAACGGCAATACGCAAGCCCCGGCCGCCGCTACTCTTGAGGCCTATCGCGCTCGGGGCTTGACTTTGATCCCTTCCCAGGGAATGCCGGCAGTCGGCGTCCCCGCCGCCGTCGCTTCGGTCTTGGACATGCTGGAAAGGTTCGGAAGCCTCCCTGTGCAAGATGTCTTGGCTCCGGCCAAGGCCTTGGCTCAGAACGGCTTTCCCGTACATGAAGGGCTGGTGCACATGCCCAAATTCGGCATTCAAGAAAACGCCGAACTGTTTCAAAGACAGTGGCCCACCTCAGCCGCCCTGTACCTGAACAGGGACGGCACCGTGCCGGAGCCGGGATCACGCCTTGTCAATGCCGCCTACGGACGTTTTTTGGATTATCTCATGGAAGAGGCCCGAAGCCGAGGCGAATATCCGGCGCAAGGGGTACGCGCGGCGCGTGACGCTTTCTACAAGGGGGACATTGCCGATGAGATCGACCGGTTCGTTCAGGAGCGTGATGGTTTCCTGCGACGAACCGATCTGGAATCTTACGAAACGCGGTTTGAAGAACCGGTGAGCGTGGTCTTTCGAAACACACAGGTGTTTAAATGTGGCCCATGGTCTCAGGGCCCTGTGTTTCTCCAAATGTTACGACTTCTTGAAGGCTTTGATCTGGAATCCATGGCCTGGCATGATCCAGCCTATGTGCACCTATGGCTGGAAGCGGCCAAGCTCGCCTTTGCGGATCGCGAGCAATACTACGCGGATCCTCGTTTTGTGGACGTCCCCTTGAAAGAGCTGCTCAGCTCTTCTTACGCCGCACTGCGGCGCCCTCTTCTGGACCTTCGTAAAGCCAGCCGAGCCCATCGTCCCGGGGATCCTCGAGGTGCAAAGGCCCTGCTGGCCCCCGAGGCCGTCTTTCGATGGGAAAGCTGGGGTTACGGCACGGTGCATGTGGCCGTGGCTGACGCAAGAGGCAACATGGCTGCTGTGACACCCAGCGGCGGATGGATCTGCGGCAACGAAATCGTGCCCTCCCTGGGGTTTTCACTGGGCACGCGGC
This window encodes:
- a CDS encoding bile acid:sodium symporter; this translates as MSRRGPRRVLASFWRSHGFMIGLMVVTALTLADSAEMSVRWGRWLKTHHGPDGIIAAIFFFSGMTLEKESLSQGLVDLKAIGGALFLIFVLAPLWALTLAYWPMSPGLVVGLFLVAAMPTTLSSGVVMTGAAGGNTATALLITIVSNAMAILVTPLLLKFLLGQSVKSTTAVLNTPSLMATLALLVLTPLAVGMRLRNPCLALMRRVRCPQPGTLNTFLVIVVVWLGVCGSRHTILQGLNLMPLLLALAVVFHGGLLVGGFFITRLLDLSVGRREAVIFMGGQKTLPLSVLIQTAVFPQYGEALIFCVAHHLVHLIMDGGVLSLLKNARLSASHGMARSAEGTRRLEEGDAGMRTKRHEKGSP
- a CDS encoding gamma-glutamyltransferase family protein, yielding MRYFGKKDESGGDFRPAMGFHGAVASEHYLSAQAAMDVLKAGGNAFDAAAAAVFVEGLVNPHMFTLGGECPMVLYSARDRSVTVVNGNTQAPAAATLEAYRARGLTLIPSQGMPAVGVPAAVASVLDMLERFGSLPVQDVLAPAKALAQNGFPVHEGLVHMPKFGIQENAELFQRQWPTSAALYLNRDGTVPEPGSRLVNAAYGRFLDYLMEEARSRGEYPAQGVRAARDAFYKGDIADEIDRFVQERDGFLRRTDLESYETRFEEPVSVVFRNTQVFKCGPWSQGPVFLQMLRLLEGFDLESMAWHDPAYVHLWLEAAKLAFADREQYYADPRFVDVPLKELLSSSYAALRRPLLDLRKASRAHRPGDPRGAKALLAPEAVFRWESWGYGTVHVAVADARGNMAAVTPSGGWICGNEIVPSLGFSLGTRLQTFYLDPAHPNALQPGKRPRTTLTPSLAFRDGQPWMAFGTMGGDQQDQWTLQFFLNRVVFGMDTAQAIEAPKVCSDHFPGTFYPHDAYPARVRVESRMPEATRRALESLGHDVVVDPPWSLGFICAVSRERDGLCVAGADPRGHRHGVFPSCALAW
- the hutH gene encoding histidine ammonia-lyase translates to MTIFLDQEGLSLEQLVAVARRHVPVDFSEAARHRLANARALVDSWVAEGRVIYGVTTGFGALSDVVISAKDVRTLQRNILMSHAAGVGPELAPEEVRALMALRLKDFACGHSGIRLETALRLRDFLNADLLPIIPAKGSVGASGDLAPMAHMALPLIGMGEVLYRGKRLSGAEALRRMGLKPLELEAGEGLALVNGTQLMTALGALAVYDAENLSKTADIAASMSLEVLMGSRMEFDPRIHRVRPHPGQAKAAHNMRRLTHGSDIISSHKDCSRVQDAYTLRCSPQVHGATKDAIAYCRRVIEREINAATNNPLIFADSGEFLLGGNFHGQPVALAMDFLAMALAELGNISERRIERLVNPHLSGLPAFLVSQGGLHSGFMIAQYTAAALVSENKTLAHPASVDSIPTSANKEDHVSMGTFAARKCRDVMRNVETVLAIELLCGAQALDLFTNMRPGVGTLAAYRRIRRDIPHLDKDRVLASDIEAAAALVRSQDLVRAVEAEVGVLHP